The Bacillus marinisedimentorum genome has a segment encoding these proteins:
- the fdhD gene encoding formate dehydrogenase accessory sulfurtransferase FdhD: MIRSLTPEEYPITLYVNGEELATYQLSKADLKDWAAGYLYAEGIIEGPDDLQRLSIDESRNTVLAEVARFNKSAFGNKKKHYTAGCGKGMTFFSMTDVKKFNKVNSKRAASISYLLKKRHEFAQASPMYLSSGGMHGACIILPDGTITVREDIGRHNAVDKILGHALLNGLNPEELILLTTGRISYEMLSKSARFGIGIIGSRTAATKQAVELARFLNIELVGYLRGKMATVYTSSGRVLNDVSEKAAGG, translated from the coding sequence ATGATTCGTTCACTGACACCTGAAGAATACCCGATCACACTCTACGTGAATGGCGAGGAATTGGCCACCTATCAGCTTAGTAAAGCCGACTTGAAAGATTGGGCGGCGGGCTACTTATATGCTGAAGGAATCATAGAGGGACCCGATGACCTGCAAAGGCTTTCGATAGATGAATCAAGAAATACCGTGTTGGCGGAAGTGGCGCGATTTAATAAAAGCGCTTTCGGAAACAAGAAAAAACACTATACCGCCGGCTGTGGGAAAGGCATGACGTTCTTTTCGATGACGGATGTAAAGAAATTCAACAAAGTAAATTCGAAAAGAGCTGCATCCATTTCCTATTTGCTGAAAAAAAGACACGAATTTGCACAGGCATCACCAATGTATCTGTCATCGGGTGGAATGCATGGCGCTTGCATCATATTACCGGACGGCACCATCACTGTCCGGGAAGATATCGGCCGGCATAATGCCGTTGATAAAATCCTTGGCCATGCATTGTTGAACGGGCTTAATCCAGAAGAACTCATCTTGCTTACTACAGGAAGGATTTCGTACGAAATGCTTTCCAAATCAGCCCGCTTCGGCATCGGCATCATCGGTTCAAGGACGGCTGCCACAAAACAGGCAGTCGAACTTGCAAGGTTTTTGAACATCGAGCTCGTCGGATACTTACGGGGAAAAATGGCGACTGTTTATACTTCATCCGGCAGAGTGCTCAATGATGTCAGCGAAAAAGCCGCTGGAGGCTGA
- the fadH gene encoding 2,4-dienoyl-CoA reductase produces MKGKVVIITGGSSGMGKAMAKQFAEEGAFVAITGRNAERLEEAKNEIEQKEGTVLTVQMDVREPEDADRMVKETLDAFGRIDALVNNAAGNFLVHAEDLSVNGWKAVIDIVLNGTFYCSSAVGKYWIEEGIKGSILNMVATYAWTAGAGVIHSASAKAGVLAMTRTLAVEWGHKYGIRANAIAPGPIERTGGAERLVQDEKAAETMLKSVPLHRLGTPEEIAGLASFLLSEKASYINGECITMDGGQALNPFPFSF; encoded by the coding sequence ATGAAAGGTAAAGTAGTAATTATCACAGGAGGATCCAGCGGGATGGGAAAGGCGATGGCGAAACAGTTTGCGGAGGAAGGAGCATTTGTCGCCATTACCGGAAGAAATGCGGAAAGGCTGGAGGAAGCCAAAAACGAAATTGAGCAAAAGGAAGGAACAGTCCTGACTGTCCAGATGGATGTTCGTGAACCTGAAGACGCAGACCGGATGGTGAAAGAAACACTTGATGCTTTCGGCCGGATTGATGCTCTGGTCAATAATGCAGCTGGCAACTTTCTCGTCCATGCAGAAGACTTATCAGTGAACGGGTGGAAGGCTGTCATTGATATCGTGCTCAACGGCACATTTTATTGCAGTTCAGCAGTTGGAAAGTACTGGATTGAAGAAGGGATAAAAGGAAGCATACTCAATATGGTTGCGACCTATGCCTGGACTGCAGGGGCAGGTGTCATTCATTCCGCGAGCGCAAAGGCCGGAGTGCTTGCAATGACCCGGACGCTTGCAGTCGAATGGGGCCATAAATATGGGATACGGGCGAACGCCATTGCCCCGGGTCCCATCGAACGGACAGGTGGAGCTGAAAGGCTTGTCCAGGATGAGAAAGCTGCCGAAACCATGTTGAAAAGCGTACCCCTCCACCGCCTGGGAACGCCGGAAGAAATTGCCGGACTCGCTTCATTCCTGTTGTCTGAAAAAGCCTCTTACATCAACGGGGAATGCATCACCATGGACGGCGGACAAGCACTGAATCCGTTCCCGTTCAGTTTCTGA